A single region of the Acuticoccus sediminis genome encodes:
- a CDS encoding aldehyde dehydrogenase family protein: protein MNLAAAVRAYLDDGTLPDLPVDHFIDGAFVAPAAGERLETFDPGLARPFLAVAAGTAEDVDRAVSAAQKAQRAWGRTKASERGAILMRAAMLLRAEAARFAFAESLDSGKPLQEAEGDVAGAARAFEYYAGAADKIEGETFPIGEAYLGYSVPEPVGVTAHIIPWNYPISTAARGVAPALAAGCTVVAKPAETTPLTMLMLAELLVRAGLPAGVCNVVAGTGPATGAPLVADPRVRHVTFTGSVPTGQGVMQAAARNVASVVLELGGKSPLIVLKDADLDAAADGVIGAIYENAGQICSAGSRLVVERAVHAALLGRVLERVRTLTIGHGLRRTTLGPLNSEAHLARVTAKVEAAKARGLTPLVGGAATADPETGAGWFFEATIFDDADAGDPLVQDEIFGPVLAVQVAEDTAHAAALANGTPYALVAGIYTRDFAAAHTLARDLDAGQVFINEYFAGGIEVPFGGNRQSGFGREKGFAAVRNYLRVKSVAARIG from the coding sequence ATGAACCTTGCCGCCGCGGTCCGCGCCTACCTCGACGACGGTACTCTGCCGGACCTCCCGGTGGATCATTTCATCGACGGCGCGTTCGTCGCGCCGGCCGCGGGCGAACGCCTCGAGACGTTCGATCCCGGCCTCGCCCGCCCCTTCCTCGCCGTCGCGGCTGGAACGGCGGAGGACGTCGACCGCGCCGTGTCCGCCGCGCAGAAGGCGCAGCGGGCGTGGGGCCGTACCAAGGCGTCGGAGCGGGGCGCGATCCTCATGCGGGCCGCAATGTTGCTGCGGGCGGAAGCGGCGCGGTTTGCCTTCGCCGAGAGCCTCGACAGCGGCAAGCCGCTGCAGGAGGCGGAGGGCGACGTCGCCGGCGCCGCGCGCGCGTTCGAGTACTACGCCGGTGCGGCCGACAAGATCGAGGGCGAGACCTTCCCCATCGGCGAGGCCTATCTCGGCTACTCCGTCCCGGAGCCGGTCGGCGTCACCGCCCACATCATCCCCTGGAACTACCCGATCTCGACCGCCGCGCGGGGCGTCGCGCCGGCGCTCGCCGCCGGCTGCACCGTCGTCGCCAAGCCCGCCGAGACGACCCCGCTCACCATGCTGATGCTGGCCGAACTCCTCGTGCGCGCGGGCCTTCCCGCCGGCGTCTGCAACGTCGTCGCGGGGACGGGGCCGGCGACCGGCGCGCCGCTCGTCGCGGACCCGCGCGTGCGGCACGTCACGTTCACGGGGTCGGTCCCCACCGGGCAGGGCGTGATGCAGGCCGCCGCCCGCAACGTCGCCAGCGTCGTGCTGGAGCTCGGCGGCAAGTCCCCGCTGATCGTCCTGAAGGACGCCGACCTCGACGCCGCGGCGGACGGCGTGATCGGCGCCATCTACGAGAACGCCGGGCAGATCTGCTCGGCCGGTTCCCGCCTCGTGGTGGAGCGCGCGGTCCACGCCGCGCTCCTCGGCCGGGTGCTGGAGCGGGTCCGCACGCTGACGATCGGGCACGGGTTGCGCCGAACCACACTGGGACCGCTCAACTCCGAGGCCCACCTCGCCCGCGTCACGGCAAAGGTGGAGGCCGCGAAGGCGCGGGGGCTGACGCCGCTCGTCGGCGGCGCGGCGACAGCGGACCCGGAGACCGGCGCGGGCTGGTTCTTCGAGGCGACGATCTTCGACGACGCCGATGCCGGCGATCCCCTCGTGCAGGACGAGATCTTCGGCCCCGTCCTCGCCGTGCAGGTCGCCGAGGACACGGCGCACGCAGCCGCGCTCGCCAACGGCACGCCCTACGCGCTCGTGGCCGGCATCTACACCCGCGACTTTGCCGCGGCGCACACACTCGCGCGCGATCTCGACGCGGGACAGGTTTTCATCAACGAATACTTCGCGGGCGGCATCGAGGTGCCGTTCGGCGGCAATCGCCAGTCCGGCTTCGGCCGGGAGAAAGGGTTTGCGGCGGTGCGGAACTATCTGCGCGTCAAGAGCGTCGCGGCGAGGATCGGCTGA
- a CDS encoding extracellular solute-binding protein — protein MTSLLRTLLAGSAILVMAGQANAETLRLLTWGGYAPEELIKKFEAENPDIDVEVTLSNNEEMIAKLRATGGTGFDLAQPSHDRVYAAQVEYNIYKPLDLSKINVDKMTPKLVEGVKANTTIDGEVYSVPHQWGTSGIMVNKTLAPDATGWADLCDEKYKGRTSMRLRRTILLGTAFGMGMNPFDLYGDKAAYQDMLDKVTEKLIACKSIVKTYWTGGDDLSALMLSGEVALSETWDSTAFKIYAENPDIVFVPPETGALAWIDTFTIPRGGQADDAAYKWINFVLEPENVKIMSASTGAIAAVPNGIELLPEDKRAAVEAAFDEKDIENLKFFANIPPGLEDMEGIALERIQAASSQ, from the coding sequence ATGACGTCACTGCTGCGCACGCTGCTGGCCGGATCGGCCATTCTGGTGATGGCTGGCCAGGCCAATGCCGAAACGCTGCGTCTGTTGACCTGGGGCGGCTACGCTCCCGAGGAACTGATCAAGAAGTTCGAAGCCGAGAACCCCGACATCGACGTCGAGGTCACGCTGTCCAACAACGAGGAGATGATCGCCAAGCTTCGGGCGACCGGCGGCACGGGCTTCGATCTGGCGCAGCCGAGCCACGACCGCGTCTACGCGGCCCAGGTCGAATACAATATCTACAAGCCCCTCGACCTCTCCAAGATCAACGTCGACAAGATGACGCCGAAGCTCGTCGAGGGCGTGAAGGCGAACACCACCATCGACGGCGAGGTCTACTCCGTCCCCCACCAGTGGGGCACGTCCGGCATCATGGTGAACAAGACGCTCGCGCCGGACGCCACCGGCTGGGCCGACCTGTGCGACGAGAAGTACAAGGGACGCACCTCGATGCGCCTGCGCCGCACGATCCTCCTCGGCACCGCCTTCGGCATGGGGATGAACCCGTTCGACCTCTACGGCGACAAGGCGGCCTACCAGGACATGCTGGACAAGGTCACCGAGAAGCTCATCGCGTGCAAAAGCATCGTCAAGACCTACTGGACGGGCGGCGACGACCTCTCGGCCCTGATGCTGTCCGGCGAGGTCGCCCTCTCCGAGACGTGGGATTCGACCGCCTTCAAGATCTACGCCGAGAACCCGGACATCGTGTTCGTCCCGCCGGAGACCGGCGCCCTCGCCTGGATCGACACCTTCACGATCCCGCGCGGCGGCCAGGCGGACGACGCGGCCTACAAGTGGATCAACTTCGTCCTCGAGCCTGAGAACGTGAAGATCATGTCCGCGTCCACCGGCGCCATCGCGGCGGTGCCGAACGGGATCGAGCTCCTGCCCGAGGACAAGCGCGCCGCGGTGGAGGCCGCCTTCGACGAGAAGGACATCGAGAACCTCAAGTTCTTCGCCAACATCCCCCCCGGCCTCGAAGACATGGAAGGCATCGCCCTGGAACGCATCCAGGCCGCCTCGTCCCAGTAA
- a CDS encoding mandelate racemase/muconate lactonizing enzyme family protein: MRLTRIETFANAFVGFVRVTDETGATGWGQVSTYQSDITAEVLHRQVAPWVLGLDFEDQDDLLDRAAEKEHKFPGSYICRAIGGVDTALLDLRARLAEVPVAVLLGGTPGPLRAYASSMKRDITPEDEAERFRRLRGEKGFDAFKFRIGAEVGRGQDEWEGRTEAIIPTIARAFAGEDVALLADANSCYAPKAAIHYGRMLEENGISHYEEPCPYWELEQTAEVAAALDIDVTGGEQDCWIPTWKRMFELHAVDVAQPDVLYAGGIGRTRRIAAMAAEAGLPVTPHSANLSMVTIFTMHLLRALPNAGKYLEFSIEGEDYYPWQEGLFANDPYVIEGGCARVTDTPGWGVEISPEWLAKSRYAVSEVER, encoded by the coding sequence ATGCGACTGACACGCATCGAGACGTTCGCGAACGCGTTCGTCGGATTCGTCCGCGTGACGGACGAGACGGGTGCGACCGGATGGGGACAGGTTTCGACCTACCAGTCCGACATCACCGCCGAGGTGCTCCACCGGCAGGTCGCTCCCTGGGTGCTCGGCCTCGACTTCGAGGACCAGGACGACCTGCTCGACCGCGCCGCCGAAAAGGAACACAAGTTCCCCGGTTCCTACATCTGCCGCGCCATCGGCGGCGTCGATACGGCGCTGCTCGATCTCAGGGCCAGGCTGGCGGAGGTGCCGGTGGCGGTGCTGCTCGGCGGCACGCCCGGGCCGCTGCGGGCCTACGCGTCGTCGATGAAGCGGGACATCACGCCGGAGGACGAGGCGGAGCGGTTCCGGCGGCTGCGCGGCGAGAAGGGCTTCGACGCCTTCAAGTTCCGCATCGGCGCAGAGGTCGGCCGGGGGCAGGACGAGTGGGAGGGGCGCACGGAAGCGATCATCCCCACCATCGCGCGCGCGTTCGCAGGAGAGGACGTGGCGCTGCTGGCTGACGCCAACTCCTGCTACGCGCCGAAGGCGGCGATCCACTACGGCCGTATGCTGGAGGAAAACGGCATCTCCCACTACGAGGAGCCGTGCCCCTACTGGGAGCTGGAGCAGACCGCCGAGGTCGCCGCCGCGCTCGACATCGACGTGACCGGCGGCGAGCAGGACTGCTGGATCCCCACCTGGAAGCGCATGTTCGAGCTCCACGCCGTCGACGTCGCCCAGCCCGACGTCCTCTACGCCGGCGGGATCGGCCGGACGCGGCGGATCGCGGCGATGGCGGCGGAGGCCGGCCTGCCGGTCACGCCGCACAGCGCGAACCTCTCGATGGTGACGATCTTCACCATGCACCTCCTGCGCGCGCTGCCGAACGCGGGCAAGTATCTCGAGTTCTCGATCGAGGGGGAGGACTATTATCCCTGGCAGGAAGGGCTCTTCGCCAATGACCCCTACGTCATCGAGGGCGGCTGCGCGCGGGTGACCGACACGCCCGGCTGGGGCGTCGAGATCTCGCCCGAGTGGCTGGCGAAGTCCCGCTATGCGGTGAGCGAGGTCGAGCGATGA
- a CDS encoding NAD(P)/FAD-dependent oxidoreductase, whose product MEPKTTPYWWDTAPPLAIERPALPTRADAVVVGSGYTGLHAALRIARAGRKVVVLEKGRIGEGCSTRNGGQISTSIKPSLETLTERHGAETARGIVAEGIASRAFVEDFVRAEGIACDFRSCGRFHAAASARAYREFEGLADGETVTLVPRERQREELGTDAYHGGLVYHRHAVLDPGAYHAGLVAKVLEAGGVIVPETPATALDETPSGVTVRTPHGAITAPDVVLATNGYTGPVSPWHRRRVIPIGSYIIATEPLDPALVKRLFPTDRIASDSRRVVYYYRTSPDGRRILFGGRASAGEMGAKAAGQRLRDTMCSLFPELAEARITHAWMGFVAYTFDSLAHTGRTGRIHHAMGYCGSGVGMASYLGMKMGLRVLGDPAGETAMMRPAFPTRPLYAGDPWFLPAAVTTYRILDRLGV is encoded by the coding sequence ATGGAGCCGAAGACCACGCCCTACTGGTGGGACACGGCCCCGCCGCTCGCAATCGAGCGGCCGGCGCTGCCGACCCGCGCCGACGCCGTCGTCGTCGGCTCCGGCTACACCGGCCTCCATGCCGCGCTCCGGATCGCGCGCGCCGGCCGCAAGGTCGTGGTGCTGGAGAAGGGCCGGATCGGCGAAGGGTGCTCCACCCGCAACGGCGGGCAGATCAGCACCTCGATCAAGCCGAGCCTCGAGACGCTGACGGAACGGCACGGCGCCGAGACCGCCCGCGGGATCGTCGCCGAAGGAATCGCCTCGCGCGCCTTCGTCGAGGACTTCGTGCGCGCGGAGGGGATCGCGTGCGACTTCCGCTCCTGCGGCCGCTTCCACGCCGCGGCGAGCGCCAGGGCGTACCGGGAATTCGAGGGGCTGGCGGACGGCGAGACGGTCACCCTCGTCCCGCGCGAGCGCCAGCGCGAGGAGCTCGGCACCGACGCCTACCACGGCGGCCTCGTCTACCATCGCCACGCCGTCCTCGACCCCGGCGCGTACCACGCGGGGCTCGTCGCGAAGGTGCTGGAGGCGGGCGGCGTCATCGTGCCGGAAACGCCGGCGACCGCGCTCGACGAGACGCCGTCCGGCGTCACCGTGCGCACCCCGCACGGGGCGATCACGGCGCCCGACGTCGTGCTCGCGACCAACGGCTATACCGGGCCGGTCTCGCCGTGGCACCGGCGCCGGGTCATCCCCATCGGCAGCTACATCATCGCGACCGAGCCGCTCGACCCGGCGCTGGTGAAGCGGCTCTTCCCGACCGACCGCATCGCCTCCGACAGCCGCCGCGTGGTCTACTACTACCGCACGTCGCCGGACGGCCGGCGCATCCTCTTCGGCGGTCGCGCGAGCGCGGGGGAGATGGGCGCCAAAGCCGCCGGGCAGCGCCTCCGGGACACCATGTGCTCGCTGTTTCCGGAGCTGGCCGAGGCGCGGATCACGCACGCCTGGATGGGCTTCGTCGCCTACACCTTCGACAGCCTCGCCCACACCGGCCGCACCGGGCGGATCCATCACGCGATGGGGTACTGCGGTTCGGGCGTCGGCATGGCATCCTACCTCGGCATGAAGATGGGACTGCGGGTCCTCGGCGATCCGGCGGGCGAGACGGCGATGATGCGACCCGCCTTCCCGACCCGGCCGCTCTACGCCGGAGATCCATGGTTCCTGCCTGCGGCGGTGACGACCTATCGGATATTGGACCGCCTGGGCGTGTAG
- a CDS encoding ABC transporter permease, whose translation MPRGAGRLSLFLLFTPFLLWIVLLIVLPQIGIGYVSLREKVGINQYEFGLKNYLDFVGEPIYRNTLLRTAWMSILVTACALVIGFPVAYYIAKVAGERSRATLFLMCLIPLWVSDLVRAYGWIVLLRETGVVSSVLLRLGIIGEPVEMLYNDVTVVIGLVYTVILFMIVPLVSTLQGMDNALLEAGYNLGGSRLTVFRRIIVPYAMPGIVAGCIITFMLTAGSYLTPILLGGKNSSWFTEQIYNQFITRYNWEAGATFGVVLLVFTSLVVWVGLWVTGQSLATTVAKD comes from the coding sequence ATGCCGCGCGGCGCGGGGCGGCTGTCGCTCTTCCTCCTCTTCACGCCGTTCCTGCTCTGGATCGTGCTCCTGATCGTCCTGCCGCAGATCGGCATAGGCTACGTCTCGCTGCGCGAGAAGGTCGGCATCAACCAGTACGAGTTCGGCCTGAAGAACTACCTCGACTTCGTCGGCGAGCCGATCTACCGCAACACGCTCCTGCGCACGGCGTGGATGTCCATCCTGGTGACGGCGTGCGCGCTGGTGATCGGCTTCCCGGTCGCCTACTACATCGCCAAGGTGGCGGGCGAGCGCAGCCGCGCGACGCTGTTCCTGATGTGCCTCATCCCGCTCTGGGTCTCCGACCTCGTGCGCGCCTACGGCTGGATCGTGCTTTTGCGCGAGACCGGCGTCGTGTCGTCGGTGCTCCTGCGCCTCGGCATCATCGGCGAGCCGGTGGAGATGCTCTACAACGACGTCACCGTCGTCATCGGCCTCGTCTACACGGTCATCCTGTTCATGATCGTGCCGCTGGTCTCCACCCTCCAGGGGATGGACAACGCGCTACTGGAGGCCGGCTACAACCTCGGCGGATCCCGCCTCACCGTGTTCCGGCGGATCATCGTGCCGTACGCGATGCCGGGCATCGTCGCGGGCTGCATCATCACCTTCATGCTGACCGCCGGCAGCTACCTCACGCCGATCTTACTTGGCGGCAAGAACTCGAGCTGGTTCACCGAGCAGATCTACAACCAGTTCATCACCCGCTACAACTGGGAGGCCGGCGCCACCTTCGGCGTGGTCCTCCTCGTCTTCACCTCGCTCGTCGTGTGGGTCGGCCTTTGGGTCACCGGGCAGAGCCTGGCGACCACCGTGGCGAAGGACTGA
- a CDS encoding ABC transporter ATP-binding protein, with translation MHDLSCTGVTKTFGPFTAVSDVSLDVPSGSFFSILGPSGCGKTTLMRMIAGFETPTAGDIRIKGESVVAVPPNKRNVKMVFQHLALFPMMNVGENIAYGLRCRGDNRADIKRAVTRILERIGLPGSEEKRIDQLSGGQKQRIAIARCMVLEPDVLLLDEPLGALDLKLREHMKIELKLLQHQFETTFLYITHDQSEALVMSDQVAVMNAGRFEQIGPPKELYQAPVSGFVAGFVGDSNCLPGRIVEVRGSEAEVALDGGGAVVGHLSDASANGDEVEVFMRPEALQIGAVDGVPGLDGTVDSLLFNGANSRVLVKLATGQLIEVADPSQVDTAGEGSSVRISWFPDRARIFARRYG, from the coding sequence ATGCATGATCTGAGCTGCACCGGCGTCACGAAGACATTCGGCCCTTTCACGGCCGTGTCGGACGTGTCGCTCGACGTACCCTCCGGCTCGTTCTTCTCGATCCTCGGGCCGTCGGGCTGCGGCAAGACCACGCTGATGCGCATGATCGCGGGATTCGAGACGCCGACCGCCGGCGACATCAGGATCAAGGGCGAGAGCGTCGTCGCCGTCCCGCCCAACAAGCGCAACGTCAAGATGGTGTTCCAGCACCTGGCGCTGTTCCCGATGATGAACGTCGGCGAGAACATCGCCTACGGGCTGCGCTGCCGGGGCGACAACCGCGCCGACATCAAGCGCGCCGTCACCCGCATCCTGGAGCGCATCGGCCTCCCCGGCTCGGAGGAGAAGCGCATCGACCAGCTCTCCGGCGGGCAGAAGCAGCGCATCGCCATCGCCCGCTGCATGGTGCTGGAGCCGGACGTCCTCCTGCTCGACGAGCCGCTCGGCGCGCTCGACCTCAAGCTCCGCGAGCACATGAAGATCGAGCTGAAGCTCCTGCAGCACCAGTTCGAGACGACCTTCCTCTACATCACCCACGACCAGTCCGAAGCGCTCGTCATGTCCGACCAGGTGGCGGTGATGAACGCCGGCCGGTTCGAGCAGATCGGCCCGCCGAAGGAACTCTACCAGGCACCCGTCTCCGGGTTCGTCGCCGGTTTCGTCGGCGATTCCAACTGCCTCCCGGGCCGCATCGTCGAGGTGCGCGGCAGTGAGGCGGAGGTCGCGCTCGACGGCGGCGGCGCGGTCGTCGGCCACCTCTCCGACGCGAGCGCCAACGGCGACGAGGTGGAGGTCTTCATGCGGCCCGAGGCGCTGCAGATCGGCGCCGTGGACGGGGTGCCCGGCCTCGACGGCACGGTCGACAGCCTCCTCTTCAACGGCGCCAACTCACGCGTCCTCGTCAAGCTCGCGACCGGGCAGCTCATCGAGGTCGCCGACCCGTCCCAGGTGGACACCGCCGGCGAGGGGTCGTCGGTACGCATCTCCTGGTTCCCCGACCGCGCCCGCATTTTCGCGCGGAGATACGGGTGA
- a CDS encoding alpha/beta hydrolase: protein MNQTLQRLALAAVLTAAFAACASAQTLPSFKDSEYAYPDLITSEFDGDYRVFAYDPLRDIRNEGDASSRAVRPQSASLGIRRKQRDLILKTNAGRVAHIAVGQREDASIIVLFAHGRGANREHGVHDFNSGGNFNRIKNMVEKAGGLYLSPDFADFGQKGAGQVAGLIELYAEKSPRAPVFVACGSMGGAICYNLAENATVAQRLGGILFLGSYPDDAFFSSAAFQRRVPVLLAQGTDDDVYPVEWMEAFFNDLRTRAPGYPVRMICFDRGTHGSPLRMVDWRETINWMLAAR, encoded by the coding sequence ATGAACCAGACCTTGCAACGACTCGCCCTGGCGGCCGTGCTGACGGCCGCCTTCGCTGCGTGCGCGAGCGCGCAGACGCTGCCGTCGTTCAAGGACAGCGAGTACGCCTACCCGGATCTCATCACCTCGGAGTTCGACGGCGACTACCGCGTCTTCGCCTACGATCCGCTGCGCGACATCCGCAACGAGGGGGACGCCAGCAGCCGCGCGGTCCGTCCGCAGTCGGCCTCGCTCGGCATCCGCCGCAAGCAGCGCGACCTGATCCTCAAGACGAACGCCGGGCGCGTCGCCCACATCGCCGTCGGACAGCGCGAGGACGCCAGCATCATCGTCCTCTTCGCGCACGGCCGCGGCGCGAACCGCGAACACGGCGTCCACGACTTCAACTCCGGCGGAAACTTCAACCGGATCAAGAACATGGTGGAGAAGGCGGGCGGGCTCTACCTCTCGCCCGACTTCGCCGACTTCGGCCAGAAGGGCGCCGGACAGGTCGCCGGCCTGATCGAGCTCTATGCCGAGAAGTCCCCGCGCGCGCCGGTCTTCGTCGCCTGCGGATCCATGGGCGGGGCGATCTGCTACAACCTCGCGGAAAACGCCACCGTCGCGCAGCGGCTCGGCGGCATCCTCTTCCTCGGCTCCTACCCCGACGACGCATTCTTCTCCAGCGCGGCGTTCCAGCGCCGCGTGCCTGTCCTCCTCGCCCAGGGCACCGACGACGACGTCTATCCCGTGGAGTGGATGGAGGCGTTCTTCAACGACCTGCGCACCCGCGCGCCCGGCTACCCGGTCAGGATGATCTGCTTCGACCGCGGAACCCACGGATCGCCCCTGCGCATGGTCGACTGGCGCGAAACCATCAACTGGATGCTTGCCGCCCGCTAG
- a CDS encoding PLP-dependent aminotransferase family protein, with the protein MTKYIGGALIPTLQVDRGDATNLSMQLATHLRELILSGDLPPGTRLPASRVLAVEQGVSRTTAVAAYEQLTSEGLLVSRVGAGTYISDDVRPPPARLTPSPTARLPRLANISHELSEQYFPRLEHPSSPRPFVTGMPAIDAFPMAMWARLSARYWRGARSEIMSYPDALGLPKLREAISRHLRANRGVVCQADEVFVFAGAQDGFMQIAQILLDPGDRVWMENPGAIGARNAFLSRGADLVPVPVDGEGLDVAAARRLCPDMRMAFVTPAHQHPLGCTMSRDRRFELLAAAEESGAWIVEDDYVGEFHYGRQPLPPLKALDGGGRVLYVGTFSKALFPAIRLGYAVVPPALVASFERALSAVAHGVSNAIQSIVADFIAEGHFSSHLRRMRDLYRGRRDALMDAADRHLGGMLALSPTDTGFHTIGLLPPGLDERTVAEAVKTAGLAMAPLSRFALSPLAVQGLTLGFSAVSPQEIDRGVARLAEVLRRTERDRPGSGRTPARRS; encoded by the coding sequence GTGACGAAATATATCGGCGGGGCGCTGATCCCCACGCTGCAGGTCGACCGGGGCGACGCCACCAACCTCTCCATGCAGCTCGCCACGCACCTGCGCGAGCTGATCCTCTCCGGCGACCTTCCGCCGGGAACGCGCCTGCCGGCGAGCCGCGTCCTCGCCGTGGAGCAGGGGGTCTCCCGCACGACCGCCGTGGCAGCCTACGAGCAGCTCACGTCCGAGGGCCTGCTGGTGAGCCGCGTCGGGGCGGGCACCTACATCAGCGACGACGTCCGTCCGCCGCCCGCGCGCCTCACCCCGTCGCCCACCGCGCGGCTGCCGCGCCTCGCCAACATCAGCCACGAGCTGTCGGAACAGTATTTCCCGCGCCTCGAGCACCCGAGCTCGCCGCGCCCGTTCGTCACCGGGATGCCCGCCATCGACGCCTTCCCGATGGCGATGTGGGCGCGCCTCTCGGCCCGCTACTGGCGGGGCGCGCGCTCCGAGATCATGTCGTACCCGGACGCGCTCGGCCTGCCGAAGCTGCGGGAGGCGATCAGCCGGCACCTGCGCGCCAACCGCGGCGTGGTCTGCCAGGCGGACGAGGTGTTCGTCTTCGCCGGGGCGCAGGACGGCTTCATGCAGATCGCCCAGATCCTGCTCGACCCCGGCGACCGGGTGTGGATGGAGAACCCGGGCGCGATCGGCGCGCGCAACGCCTTCCTGTCGCGCGGCGCCGACCTCGTCCCGGTGCCGGTGGACGGCGAGGGGCTCGACGTCGCCGCCGCGAGGCGCCTCTGCCCCGACATGCGCATGGCATTCGTGACGCCGGCGCACCAGCACCCGCTCGGCTGCACCATGAGCCGGGACCGCCGCTTCGAGCTCCTCGCGGCCGCCGAGGAGAGCGGCGCCTGGATCGTCGAGGACGACTATGTCGGCGAGTTCCACTACGGCCGCCAGCCACTGCCGCCGCTGAAGGCGCTCGACGGGGGAGGGCGCGTCCTCTACGTCGGCACCTTCTCGAAGGCGCTGTTCCCGGCGATCCGGCTCGGCTACGCGGTCGTCCCGCCGGCGCTCGTCGCGAGCTTCGAACGCGCCCTCAGCGCCGTGGCGCACGGGGTGTCCAACGCGATCCAGTCCATCGTCGCCGACTTCATCGCCGAGGGGCACTTCTCCTCCCACCTGCGGCGCATGCGGGACCTCTACCGCGGGCGGCGCGACGCGCTGATGGACGCGGCCGACCGCCACCTCGGCGGGATGCTGGCGCTGTCCCCGACGGACACCGGATTCCACACCATCGGCCTGCTCCCGCCGGGCCTCGACGAGCGTACCGTCGCGGAGGCGGTGAAGACCGCCGGGCTGGCGATGGCGCCGCTGTCGCGCTTCGCGCTGTCGCCGCTCGCCGTCCAGGGCCTGACGCTCGGCTTCAGCGCGGTGTCGCCGCAGGAGATCGACCGGGGTGTGGCCCGGCTCGCCGAAGTCCTCAGGCGAACCGAACGAGATCGGCCAGGATCAGGTCGGACGCCCGCTCGCCGATCATGA
- a CDS encoding ABC transporter permease: protein MPSSPTLRWVYRAYVVIFFLYLIAPLLAAGAFAFNDSLFPSLPWRGFTLDWFFSPTEPKLGLLHDTRLLRGMGNSLYIGLIVAALAVAAGTTNAFLFERRQFPFKSALYILMIVPLVIPGVILGISILVFASMIANFADRQMGLFITWLRPGIPLIVFGQVAFLTTITSLVIAARLKKFDIALEEAALNLGASRLRVLTTVTLPFLFPAMFSAFIVAFLVSFENFNTTLMLVGSDAPLTIVMYDRMVKAGSTPVLNAVSVVLMLGSGLLALASVLIQRPRRAG, encoded by the coding sequence ATGCCGTCCTCACCCACCCTCCGCTGGGTCTACCGCGCCTACGTGGTGATCTTCTTCCTGTACCTGATCGCGCCGCTGCTGGCGGCGGGCGCGTTCGCCTTCAACGACTCGCTCTTCCCCTCGCTGCCCTGGCGCGGCTTCACGCTCGACTGGTTCTTCTCGCCGACCGAGCCGAAGCTCGGCCTCCTCCACGACACGCGCCTGCTGCGGGGCATGGGCAACTCGCTCTATATCGGCCTCATCGTCGCCGCGCTCGCGGTGGCGGCAGGGACCACGAACGCCTTCCTGTTCGAGCGGCGCCAGTTCCCGTTCAAGTCGGCGCTCTACATCCTGATGATCGTGCCGCTCGTCATCCCGGGGGTGATCCTCGGCATCTCGATCCTCGTCTTCGCCTCCATGATCGCCAACTTCGCCGACCGGCAGATGGGGCTCTTCATCACCTGGTTGCGGCCGGGCATCCCGCTCATCGTCTTCGGCCAGGTGGCGTTCCTGACGACAATCACCTCCCTCGTCATTGCCGCGCGCCTCAAGAAGTTCGACATCGCCCTCGAGGAGGCCGCGCTCAACCTCGGCGCCTCGCGGCTGCGCGTTCTGACGACGGTGACCCTGCCGTTCCTGTTCCCGGCGATGTTCTCGGCCTTCATCGTCGCCTTCCTGGTCTCGTTCGAGAACTTCAACACCACGCTGATGCTGGTCGGCTCCGACGCGCCGCTCACGATCGTGATGTACGACCGCATGGTGAAGGCCGGCTCCACGCCCGTCCTGAACGCGGTCTCGGTGGTGCTGATGCTGGGCTCCGGCCTGCTGGCGCTCGCCTCGGTGCTCATCCAGAGGCCCCGGCGGGCCGGGTAG